In a genomic window of Enterobacter asburiae:
- a CDS encoding prepilin peptidase — MNTFALMRDVYPVGFPVMSAIFGSIIESFLGVVAERVPGMVMQEEGGGNLLFPASHCPVCQHSLTAWENIPLVSWLVLRGRCRQCRTAIPLRLFLIELFSALFCGITAWCMPDILSLFALWLLAAFLLPLAMIDWRHQLLPDCLTQPLLWAGLLFHAFDHQMPLRDALFGAVAGYLSLWLLYWAFRLITGREGLGYGDFKLLAALGAWCGWQALPSIELAAALSGIVGYFTLNNLNKNNLTISFGPYLSFAGIVVFIGQQFAFIF, encoded by the coding sequence ATGAACACGTTCGCGCTGATGCGGGACGTATACCCGGTGGGGTTCCCGGTAATGAGTGCGATCTTCGGCAGTATTATCGAGAGCTTTCTTGGGGTGGTTGCCGAACGCGTGCCGGGCATGGTGATGCAGGAGGAGGGGGGCGGTAATCTGCTCTTTCCGGCCTCGCACTGCCCGGTGTGCCAGCACAGCCTGACCGCCTGGGAGAATATCCCGCTGGTCAGCTGGCTTGTATTACGCGGGCGCTGCCGCCAGTGCAGAACGGCTATCCCCTTGCGGCTATTTTTAATCGAACTTTTTTCCGCACTGTTTTGCGGCATCACCGCCTGGTGTATGCCAGACATCCTGTCCCTTTTCGCCCTGTGGCTGCTGGCCGCTTTTTTGCTGCCCCTGGCAATGATTGACTGGCGGCATCAGCTCCTGCCGGATTGTCTGACGCAGCCTCTGCTGTGGGCAGGATTATTGTTCCATGCGTTTGACCACCAGATGCCGCTGCGCGATGCGCTGTTCGGTGCGGTCGCGGGCTATCTCTCCCTCTGGCTGCTCTACTGGGCATTCCGTCTGATTACCGGGCGGGAAGGGCTGGGATATGGCGATTTTAAACTGCTGGCGGCCCTGGGCGCCTGGTGCGGCTGGCAGGCGCTGCCTTCAATTGAACTCGCGGCAGCGTTGAGCGGTATTGTGGGTTATTTCACATTAAATAATTTAAATAAAAATAACCTCACTATTTCTTTCGGACCGTATCTCTCATTTGCTGGAATAGTGGTGTTTATTGGACAGCAGTTTGCTTTCATATTTTAA
- a CDS encoding glycoside hydrolase, which yields MKFMKPKYLALFIAAATSSAFAAAPGAPTIGYGNDKFALVEIDQTAQDYNNLVKVHNDGVDVKVEWNVWSGDAPTSAKVLLDGQTVWTGAGGATGSATFKVKKGGRYQEQVEVCNTSGCAKSASKLIIVADTDGSHLLPLNAPLQENNKAFAKHTDKVVAAYFPEWGVYDRNFPVDKIPAANLNHILYGFIPICGGDGINDGLKTIEGGNSFRVLQNDCKGRPDFTVAIHDPWAAIQKSQAGVSNWDDPYKGNFGQLMALKKAHPDLKVLPSIGGWTLSDPFFHMGDPAIRARFVSSVKEFLQTWKFFDGVDIDWEFPGGGGVSETLGNPQQDKATYTALMHDLRTMLNELSAQTGRTYELTSAIGAGRDKIEDVDYTAAQQYLDHIFLMSYDFYGGWSNTVLGHQAALRAPAWRPDTDYTTENGVNALLSQGVQPGKIVVGAGMYGRGWTGVHGYTGNNPFTGTATGMVKGTWEPGVVDYRQIVNEYKGKPGWEYGYDADAEAPYIFNKTTGDLITYEDARSTTAKGKYVLANKLGGLFAWSIDSDTGDILNAMNESLLGGDSTPVNPVVTNHAPIASSADQNVSGPATVTLDGSASSDPDGDAITYKWTQVSGPSVTIANSTKAKATFNVAAATTDQTMTFRLTVTDAKGLSNAIDVQVVNKAPKANQAPVVNQMEAVTLQAGETYSLHAQAADPDGDALTYVWSVPADMHATGTDTANVSITAPDVASTSTYTLSVVVGDGKTSVQSNVQVTVNPKPADVTPPADEVTPPADDVTPPADDVTPPSDEGTATGSCDAPVDANASKHAAWDASKIYNNGDTVSFDHLVWKAKYWTQGNQPGFGVDAWELVSDVKMNWRSDLVYNGGDTTTYEGNVYRAKWWTRGDNPANSDVWVKEGPSTDCK from the coding sequence ATGAAATTTATGAAGCCTAAATATCTGGCGCTCTTTATTGCGGCGGCAACCAGCTCCGCATTTGCAGCGGCACCAGGCGCACCGACGATCGGCTATGGCAATGACAAATTTGCCCTGGTGGAAATCGATCAGACCGCTCAGGATTATAACAATCTGGTCAAAGTGCATAACGATGGCGTGGATGTAAAAGTGGAGTGGAACGTCTGGAGTGGCGATGCGCCAACCTCAGCTAAAGTTCTGCTGGACGGACAGACCGTATGGACCGGTGCAGGCGGCGCGACAGGCTCTGCAACGTTCAAGGTGAAGAAGGGCGGACGCTATCAGGAACAGGTTGAAGTCTGTAACACCAGCGGCTGTGCGAAAAGCGCCAGCAAGCTGATTATCGTTGCGGATACCGACGGTAGCCACCTGCTGCCGCTGAATGCGCCACTGCAGGAGAACAACAAAGCCTTTGCGAAACACACTGACAAAGTGGTTGCCGCCTACTTCCCGGAATGGGGCGTTTACGATCGTAACTTCCCGGTAGATAAAATTCCTGCGGCTAACCTCAACCACATTCTGTACGGCTTCATTCCAATCTGTGGCGGTGACGGTATCAACGACGGCCTGAAAACCATCGAAGGCGGCAACAGCTTCCGCGTGCTTCAGAACGACTGTAAAGGCCGTCCTGACTTCACCGTGGCGATCCACGACCCATGGGCTGCGATTCAAAAATCTCAGGCTGGCGTTTCCAACTGGGATGACCCGTACAAAGGTAACTTTGGCCAGCTGATGGCGCTGAAAAAAGCGCATCCGGACCTGAAAGTGCTGCCATCCATCGGTGGCTGGACGCTCTCCGATCCGTTCTTCCACATGGGCGACCCGGCAATCCGTGCCCGCTTCGTCTCCTCTGTTAAAGAGTTCCTGCAGACCTGGAAATTCTTTGACGGTGTGGATATTGACTGGGAATTCCCTGGCGGCGGCGGTGTGAGCGAAACGCTGGGCAACCCGCAGCAGGATAAAGCGACCTATACCGCGCTGATGCATGACCTGCGCACCATGCTGAACGAGCTGTCTGCTCAGACTGGCCGTACCTATGAACTGACCAGCGCCATCGGTGCCGGCCGCGATAAGATTGAAGACGTGGATTACACTGCGGCTCAGCAGTACCTCGACCACATCTTCCTGATGAGCTACGACTTCTACGGCGGCTGGAGCAACACCGTTCTGGGCCACCAGGCTGCACTGCGTGCGCCAGCATGGCGTCCTGACACCGATTACACCACTGAAAACGGCGTAAATGCGCTGCTTTCCCAGGGTGTACAGCCAGGCAAGATCGTGGTGGGTGCGGGCATGTATGGCCGTGGCTGGACCGGCGTGCATGGCTACACCGGTAACAATCCGTTCACCGGTACCGCAACCGGTATGGTGAAAGGCACCTGGGAACCAGGCGTGGTTGACTATCGTCAGATCGTCAACGAATACAAAGGCAAACCGGGCTGGGAATACGGCTACGATGCTGACGCGGAAGCGCCTTACATCTTTAACAAAACCACCGGCGATCTGATCACGTATGAAGATGCGCGCTCAACGACGGCGAAAGGTAAGTATGTTCTGGCGAATAAACTGGGCGGTCTGTTTGCATGGTCTATCGACTCTGATACCGGCGACATTCTGAACGCGATGAACGAAAGCCTGCTGGGCGGTGATTCTACTCCGGTTAACCCGGTCGTCACTAACCACGCGCCAATCGCGTCATCAGCGGATCAGAACGTATCTGGCCCGGCAACCGTCACGCTTGATGGTTCTGCTTCCAGCGATCCGGACGGCGATGCGATCACCTACAAATGGACCCAGGTTTCTGGCCCATCTGTAACCATCGCTAACAGCACCAAAGCGAAAGCAACCTTCAACGTTGCAGCAGCGACCACCGACCAGACCATGACGTTCCGCCTGACGGTAACGGATGCAAAAGGTCTGAGCAACGCGATTGATGTGCAGGTTGTGAACAAAGCGCCGAAAGCGAACCAGGCACCCGTTGTCAACCAGATGGAAGCGGTAACGCTGCAGGCAGGGGAAACCTATTCTCTGCATGCACAGGCTGCGGATCCAGACGGTGATGCGCTGACCTACGTCTGGAGCGTTCCAGCGGACATGCACGCTACCGGTACTGATACCGCTAACGTGAGCATCACTGCGCCAGACGTTGCTTCTACATCGACTTACACCCTGAGCGTGGTTGTCGGCGATGGTAAAACCAGCGTGCAGTCTAACGTGCAGGTGACTGTGAATCCGAAACCGGCTGACGTAACGCCACCGGCTGATGAGGTGACCCCACCAGCTGACGACGTGACCCCTCCGGCTGATGACGTGACTCCGCCATCTGACGAGGGCACGGCAACCGGCAGCTGCGACGCGCCTGTTGATGCTAACGCCAGCAAGCATGCCGCGTGGGATGCCAGCAAAATCTACAACAATGGCGATACCGTCAGCTTCGACCATCTGGTGTGGAAAGCGAAGTACTGGACGCAGGGCAACCAGCCTGGCTTCGGTGTGGACGCATGGGAACTGGTCAGCGACGTGAAGATGAACTGGCGTTCTGACCTGGTCTACAACGGCGGTGATACCACCACCTACGAGGGCAACGTTTACCGTGCCAAATGGTGGACTCGCGGTGATAACCCGGCTAACAGCGATGTATGGGTGAAAGAAGGTCCTTCAACAGACTGCAAATAA
- the iagB gene encoding type III secretion system invasion protein IagB codes for MKKVILLLLIISQSALANCWDRAAHYYHVDPYLLYAIANVESGMNPYAVGQNHDGTRDVGLMQINSTHFTELESRGIDEYRLMTEPCTSIMVGASILSGMIKVYGYNWEAVGAYNAGLKKENYPQRMKYAHKVWKKYQQLKLAAQY; via the coding sequence ATGAAAAAGGTAATATTGTTGTTATTAATAATAAGCCAAAGCGCACTGGCAAATTGTTGGGACAGAGCAGCGCACTATTATCATGTCGATCCGTATTTATTGTATGCCATAGCCAATGTTGAATCCGGTATGAATCCGTATGCGGTTGGGCAAAATCATGACGGCACGCGTGATGTCGGGCTGATGCAAATTAACAGTACACATTTTACGGAGCTGGAAAGCAGAGGCATTGACGAATATCGGCTGATGACCGAACCCTGTACCTCCATCATGGTCGGCGCCTCCATCCTTTCAGGGATGATCAAGGTGTACGGCTATAACTGGGAAGCGGTAGGTGCCTATAACGCCGGTTTAAAAAAAGAGAATTATCCGCAGCGAATGAAATATGCGCATAAGGTCTGGAAAAAATATCAACAATTGAAATTAGCGGCGCAATATTAA
- a CDS encoding chitinase, whose translation MNKRTLLSVLVAGACVAPFMAQAASLQATTSEPYTMKASDLAKKEKELTDFPLMASVKETIKTLDNAQVELIEPGRAANPENVKRVEGIVKASDWEYLFPLRAQAYTYSNFLKAVGKFPALCKTYNDGRDSDAICRKELATMFAHFAQETGGHESWRPEAEWRQALVHVREMGWSEGQKGGYNGECDPNVWQGQTWPCGKDKDGDFLSYFGRGAKQLSYNYNYGPFSEAMYGDVRTLLDKPELVADTWLNLASAIFFFAYPQPPKPSMLQVIDGTWQPNDHDKANGLVPGFGVTTQIINGGVECGGPTEIAQSQNRIKYYKEFANYLKVPVPANEVLGCANMKQFDEYGAGALKIYWEQDWGWSPDTPTGSTYACQLVGYQTPFSAFKDGDYTKCVQKFYNVNIVNDDGSAVTPDETPVTPTPSEDETPAPAPAPTPDETPAEPVVANHAPVAHIAGPIGAVEAGAQVSLSAEGSTDADGNKLTYTWRSQDGQTVTGEDKAVVTFTAPESATAQQIEVSLTVSDGELSSTTSYLLNVKAKATPSQDEGTSGSYPAWSANSKYNAGDIVNNHGKLFQCKPFPYSGWCNNAPAYYEPGAGLAWSDAWTAL comes from the coding sequence ATGAATAAAAGGACGTTACTGAGTGTACTCGTTGCCGGCGCATGCGTAGCACCGTTTATGGCGCAGGCTGCCTCGCTGCAGGCGACCACCAGTGAACCATACACCATGAAAGCCAGCGATCTGGCGAAGAAAGAGAAGGAATTGACGGATTTCCCGCTGATGGCCTCCGTTAAAGAGACCATCAAGACTCTGGACAACGCTCAGGTTGAACTGATTGAACCAGGCCGCGCGGCGAACCCGGAAAACGTGAAGCGCGTGGAAGGGATTGTGAAAGCCAGCGACTGGGAATACCTGTTCCCGCTGCGTGCTCAGGCATACACCTACAGCAATTTCTTGAAAGCGGTAGGTAAATTCCCGGCGCTGTGTAAGACCTACAACGACGGCCGTGACAGCGACGCGATCTGCCGCAAAGAGCTGGCAACCATGTTTGCTCACTTTGCCCAGGAAACCGGCGGTCACGAAAGCTGGCGTCCGGAAGCCGAATGGCGTCAGGCGCTGGTGCACGTGCGTGAAATGGGCTGGAGCGAAGGCCAGAAGGGCGGCTATAACGGTGAATGCGATCCGAATGTCTGGCAGGGTCAGACCTGGCCGTGCGGTAAAGACAAAGACGGCGACTTCCTGAGCTACTTCGGCCGCGGTGCGAAGCAGCTGTCCTACAACTACAACTACGGTCCATTCTCTGAAGCGATGTACGGCGACGTGCGTACGCTGCTCGACAAACCTGAGCTGGTGGCGGACACCTGGCTGAACCTGGCGAGTGCGATCTTCTTCTTCGCCTACCCGCAGCCGCCAAAACCAAGCATGCTGCAGGTTATCGACGGCACGTGGCAGCCGAACGATCACGATAAAGCCAACGGTCTGGTCCCAGGCTTCGGCGTGACCACCCAGATCATCAACGGCGGCGTAGAGTGCGGCGGCCCGACTGAAATTGCCCAGTCTCAGAACCGTATCAAGTACTACAAAGAGTTCGCGAACTACCTGAAAGTGCCCGTTCCGGCCAATGAAGTGCTGGGCTGCGCCAACATGAAGCAGTTCGACGAATACGGTGCCGGTGCCCTGAAGATTTACTGGGAACAGGACTGGGGATGGAGCCCGGATACACCGACGGGTTCAACCTATGCGTGCCAGCTGGTGGGCTACCAGACGCCGTTCAGCGCCTTTAAAGACGGTGACTACACCAAGTGCGTGCAGAAGTTCTATAACGTCAACATCGTAAACGATGACGGCTCTGCCGTAACGCCGGACGAAACCCCGGTAACGCCAACGCCTTCCGAAGATGAAACGCCGGCACCAGCACCAGCGCCGACGCCGGATGAAACTCCGGCAGAGCCTGTAGTGGCAAACCATGCACCGGTTGCGCATATTGCGGGTCCAATCGGGGCTGTTGAGGCGGGCGCACAGGTCTCTCTGAGCGCGGAAGGTTCTACCGATGCAGACGGCAACAAGCTGACCTACACCTGGCGCTCTCAGGACGGCCAGACCGTGACCGGCGAAGACAAAGCGGTAGTGACCTTCACTGCACCTGAGTCCGCAACGGCGCAGCAGATTGAAGTGAGCCTGACTGTCAGCGACGGCGAGCTGAGCAGCACCACCTCATATCTGCTGAACGTGAAGGCGAAAGCGACCCCGTCTCAGGACGAAGGCACTTCCGGCTCTTACCCGGCGTGGAGCGCGAACAGCAAGTACAACGCAGGTGATATCGTGAACAACCACGGTAAACTGTTCCAGTGCAAACCGTTCCCGTACAGCGGCTGGTGTAACAACGCCCCGGCATACTATGAACCAGGCGCAGGTCTGGCATGGTCTGATGCCTGGACGGCATTATAA
- a CDS encoding NAD(P)-dependent oxidoreductase, with translation MKVLVTGATSGLGRNAVEFLRNKGISVRATGRNEAMGKLLQKMGAEFVHADLTELVSSQAKVMLAGIDTLWHCSSFTSPWGTQEAFDLANVRATRRLGEWAVAWGVRNFIHISSPSLYFDYHHHRDVQEDFRPARFACEFARSKAASEEVIDLLAQSNPHTRFTVLRPQSLFGPHDKVFIPRLAQMMHHYGSVLLPRGGDALVDMTYYENAVHAMWLASQPDCDKLISGRAYNITNGEPCTLRSIVQRLIDELQIDCRIRSVPYPMLDMIARSMERFGSKSAKEPALTHYGVSKLNFDFTLDISRAENELGYKPIVTLDEGIMRTAAWLRDHGKLHR, from the coding sequence ATGAAGGTACTGGTTACCGGGGCGACCAGCGGCTTAGGCCGAAATGCGGTCGAATTTCTGCGCAACAAGGGCATCAGCGTCAGGGCCACCGGTCGCAACGAAGCGATGGGTAAACTGCTGCAAAAAATGGGCGCGGAGTTCGTCCATGCCGACCTGACGGAGCTGGTCTCCTCGCAGGCGAAGGTGATGCTCGCCGGTATCGACACGCTGTGGCACTGCTCCAGTTTTACCTCCCCGTGGGGAACCCAGGAAGCCTTCGATCTCGCCAACGTGCGCGCCACGCGTCGTCTGGGCGAATGGGCCGTCGCCTGGGGCGTGCGTAACTTTATCCATATCTCCTCTCCGTCGCTCTATTTCGACTATCACCACCATCGCGACGTGCAGGAGGATTTCCGTCCTGCTCGCTTTGCCTGTGAGTTTGCCCGCAGTAAAGCGGCCAGCGAAGAGGTGATCGACCTGCTGGCCCAGTCAAACCCGCACACCCGTTTTACGGTCCTGCGCCCGCAGAGCCTGTTTGGGCCGCACGACAAGGTGTTTATTCCGCGTCTGGCGCAGATGATGCACCACTACGGCAGCGTGCTGCTGCCGCGCGGCGGCGATGCGCTGGTGGATATGACCTATTACGAAAATGCCGTCCACGCCATGTGGCTGGCGAGCCAGCCAGACTGCGACAAGCTGATTTCCGGGCGCGCGTATAACATCACCAACGGCGAACCCTGTACGCTGCGCAGTATTGTGCAGCGGCTGATTGATGAACTGCAGATCGACTGCCGTATCCGTTCCGTGCCCTACCCGATGCTGGACATGATCGCCCGCAGCATGGAGCGTTTTGGCAGTAAATCCGCCAAAGAGCCTGCGCTGACGCACTATGGGGTATCGAAGCTCAACTTTGATTTTACGCTGGATATTTCGCGGGCGGAGAACGAGCTGGGGTATAAGCCGATAGTGACGCTGGATGAAGGCATTATGCGCACGGCGGCATGGTTACGGGATCACGGGAAGTTGCACCGGTAA
- a CDS encoding SDR family oxidoreductase: MPQRILVLGASGYIGQHLTSALSQQGHQVRAAARSTERLQKLTLPGVTCHNVDLNWPKELPALLEGVDTLYYLVHSMGEGGDFIAHERQVAMNVRDALLQTPVKQVIFLSSLQAPEHEQSDHLRARQLTADTLRGANIPVTELRAGIIVGAGSAAFEVMRDMVYNLPVLTPPRWVRSRTTPIALENLLHYLVALLDHPTEQHRALEAAGPEVLSYQEQFEHFMRVSGRRRWLIPIPFPTRWISVWFLNVITSVPPTTAKALIQGLKHDLLADDRALRALIPQELIRFDDAVRQTLKEEEKLVNSSDWGYDAQAFARWRPEYGYYPKQAGCTVKTSASLHALWEVVNQIGGKERYFFGNILWQTRGALDLLVGHRLAKGRPAAPYLNVGDTVDSWKVIIVEPEKQLALLFGMKAPGLGRLCFTLRDKGDHRELDVRAWWHPHGMPGLFYWLLMIPAHLFIFRGMAKRIAQLAEQKTKITQ; the protein is encoded by the coding sequence GTGCCGCAACGCATTCTGGTGCTTGGCGCCAGCGGATATATTGGTCAGCATCTCACCTCTGCGTTAAGCCAGCAGGGGCATCAGGTGCGGGCAGCGGCACGCAGCACCGAGCGTCTGCAAAAACTCACTTTGCCAGGCGTGACCTGTCACAACGTCGATCTCAACTGGCCGAAGGAGCTTCCCGCGCTGCTGGAAGGGGTCGACACGCTTTACTACCTGGTTCACAGCATGGGCGAAGGCGGCGATTTCATCGCCCACGAGCGGCAGGTGGCGATGAACGTCCGCGATGCCCTGCTGCAAACGCCGGTGAAGCAGGTGATTTTTTTAAGCTCGCTTCAGGCGCCCGAACACGAGCAGTCCGATCACCTGCGCGCCCGCCAGCTGACGGCCGACACGCTTCGCGGGGCGAATATTCCCGTCACCGAACTGCGCGCCGGGATCATCGTCGGCGCGGGTTCCGCCGCCTTCGAGGTGATGCGCGACATGGTCTACAACCTGCCGGTGCTCACGCCACCGCGCTGGGTGCGTTCGCGCACCACGCCGATTGCGCTGGAGAACCTGCTGCATTATCTGGTGGCCCTGCTGGATCACCCGACAGAGCAACACCGCGCGCTGGAGGCGGCAGGCCCGGAGGTGCTGAGCTATCAGGAACAGTTCGAACACTTTATGCGCGTCAGCGGCCGCCGCCGCTGGCTGATCCCCATCCCCTTCCCGACCCGCTGGATATCGGTGTGGTTTTTGAATGTGATCACCTCGGTTCCCCCGACGACCGCGAAAGCGCTGATCCAGGGGCTGAAGCACGATCTGCTGGCGGACGATCGCGCGCTGCGCGCGTTGATCCCCCAGGAATTGATCCGCTTTGACGACGCGGTGCGCCAAACGCTGAAGGAAGAAGAGAAGCTGGTGAACTCCAGCGACTGGGGTTACGACGCCCAGGCCTTTGCCCGCTGGCGGCCCGAATACGGCTATTACCCGAAGCAGGCGGGCTGCACGGTAAAAACCTCTGCCAGCCTTCACGCGCTGTGGGAAGTGGTGAACCAGATCGGCGGCAAAGAGCGCTATTTCTTCGGCAATATCCTCTGGCAAACGCGCGGCGCGCTGGATCTGCTGGTAGGCCATCGTCTGGCGAAAGGTCGCCCTGCCGCCCCATATCTCAACGTGGGCGACACGGTCGACAGCTGGAAAGTCATCATCGTCGAACCGGAAAAACAGCTGGCGCTGCTGTTCGGCATGAAGGCCCCGGGCCTGGGGCGGCTCTGCTTTACGCTCAGGGACAAAGGCGACCACCGGGAACTGGACGTTCGCGCCTGGTGGCACCCGCACGGGATGCCGGGTCTGTTCTATTGGCTACTGATGATCCCCGCGCACCTGTTTATCTTCAGGGGGATGGCGAAACGCATTGCGCAACTGGCAGAACAAAAGACGAAAATAACTCAATAA
- the ltaE gene encoding low-specificity L-threonine aldolase, with the protein MIDLRSDTVTRPSRAMLEEMMAAPVGDDVYGDDPTVNELQRYAAELSGKEAALFLPTGTQANLVALLSHCERGEEYIVGQGAHNYLYEAGGAAVLGSIQPQPIDAAPDGSLPLDKVAAKIKADDIHFARTRLLSLENTHNGKVLPREYLKAAWEFTRERGLGLHVDGARIFNAVVEYGCELKEITQYCDSFTICLSKGLGTPVGSLLVGNADYIKRANRWRKMTGGGMRQAGILAAAGLYALKNNVARLKDDHDNAAWMATQLREIGADVMRHDTNMLFVRVGEEHAAALGEFMKARGVLINASPIVRLVMHLDASREQLADVVKHWQAFLPR; encoded by the coding sequence ATGATTGATTTGCGTAGTGATACCGTTACCCGCCCGAGCCGCGCCATGCTAGAAGAGATGATGGCCGCCCCGGTCGGGGATGACGTCTACGGCGATGACCCGACGGTCAACGAACTGCAGCGCTATGCGGCAGAGCTGAGCGGCAAGGAGGCCGCCCTGTTCCTGCCAACCGGCACGCAGGCGAACCTGGTGGCGCTGCTCAGCCACTGCGAGCGAGGTGAAGAGTATATCGTCGGCCAGGGCGCACATAACTATCTCTACGAAGCCGGCGGTGCTGCCGTGCTCGGCAGCATTCAGCCGCAGCCGATTGACGCCGCACCGGACGGCTCCCTGCCGCTCGACAAGGTAGCGGCGAAAATCAAAGCCGACGATATTCACTTCGCCCGCACCAGGCTGCTCAGCCTCGAAAACACCCACAACGGCAAAGTCCTGCCGCGAGAGTACCTGAAAGCGGCGTGGGAATTTACCCGCGAGCGAGGGCTCGGCCTGCACGTTGACGGCGCGCGTATCTTCAACGCCGTGGTGGAGTACGGCTGCGAACTGAAAGAGATAACGCAGTATTGCGACTCGTTCACCATTTGCCTCTCAAAAGGTCTGGGTACACCGGTGGGCTCCCTGCTGGTCGGCAATGCGGACTACATCAAGCGCGCCAACCGCTGGCGTAAAATGACCGGCGGCGGCATGCGTCAGGCCGGCATTCTGGCGGCCGCGGGGCTGTACGCGTTAAAAAATAACGTCGCCCGCCTTAAGGACGATCACGACAACGCCGCGTGGATGGCGACGCAGCTGCGCGAGATCGGCGCAGACGTGATGCGTCACGACACCAACATGCTGTTCGTTCGCGTGGGCGAAGAGCACGCTGCTGCGCTGGGCGAATTTATGAAAGCGCGTGGCGTGCTGATCAACGCCTCCCCGATCGTGCGTCTGGTGATGCATCTCGACGCGAGCCGCGAACAGCTGGCGGACGTGGTGAAACACTGGCAGGCGTTTTTACCGCGCTAA
- the poxB gene encoding ubiquinone-dependent pyruvate dehydrogenase — translation MKQTVAAYIAKTLEQAGVKRIWGVTGDSLNGLSDSLNKMKTIEWMSTRHEEVAAFAAGAEAQLTGELAVCAGSCGPGNLHLINGLFDCHRNHVPVLAIAAHIPSSEIGSGYFQETHPQELFRECSHYCELVSSPEQIPQVLAIAMRKAVLNRGVSVVVIPGDVALKAAPEGASTHWYHAPQPVVTPAEEELKKLAQLLRYSSNIALMCGSGCAGAHKELLEFAGKLKAPIVHALRGKEHVEYDNPFDVGMTGLIGFSSGFHTMMNADTLILLGTQFPYRAFYPTDAKIIQIDINPASIGAHSKVDMALVGDIKSTLAALLPLLEEKTDRKFLDKALSDYRDARKGLDDLAKPSDKAIHPQYLAQQISHFADDDAIFTCDVGTPTVWAARYLKMNGRRRLLGSFNHGSMANAMPQALGAKATAPERQVVAMCGDGGFSMLMGDFLSVVQMKLPLKIVVFNNSVLGFVAMEMKAGGYLTDGTELHDTNFARIAEACGITGIRVEKASEVDEALQRAFSIDGPVLVDVVVAKEELAIPPQIKLEQAKGFSLYMLRAIISGRGDEVIELAKTNWLR, via the coding sequence ATGAAACAAACCGTGGCTGCATACATAGCGAAGACCCTTGAACAGGCAGGTGTAAAACGTATCTGGGGCGTAACCGGCGATTCCCTGAACGGGCTTAGCGACAGCCTCAACAAGATGAAAACCATCGAGTGGATGTCCACCCGCCATGAAGAGGTCGCCGCCTTCGCCGCGGGTGCCGAAGCGCAGCTTACCGGAGAGCTGGCCGTGTGTGCGGGCTCGTGCGGGCCGGGCAACCTGCATCTGATCAACGGCCTGTTCGACTGCCACCGTAACCACGTGCCGGTGCTGGCCATCGCCGCCCATATCCCCTCTTCCGAAATCGGCAGCGGCTATTTTCAGGAGACGCATCCGCAGGAGCTGTTCCGTGAATGCAGCCACTATTGCGAGCTGGTTTCATCCCCGGAGCAGATCCCGCAGGTGCTGGCGATCGCCATGCGCAAGGCCGTGCTGAACCGTGGTGTGTCAGTTGTCGTTATCCCCGGCGACGTGGCGCTCAAGGCCGCGCCGGAAGGGGCCAGCACCCACTGGTACCACGCCCCGCAGCCGGTGGTGACGCCTGCAGAAGAAGAGCTGAAAAAGCTGGCGCAGCTGCTCCGTTACTCCAGCAATATCGCCCTGATGTGCGGCAGCGGCTGCGCGGGCGCGCATAAAGAATTACTTGAGTTCGCCGGTAAGCTCAAAGCGCCGATCGTCCACGCCCTGCGCGGCAAAGAGCACGTGGAATACGACAACCCCTTTGATGTGGGCATGACCGGGCTTATCGGTTTCTCCAGCGGCTTCCACACCATGATGAACGCCGACACGCTCATTCTGCTCGGCACCCAGTTCCCGTACCGTGCCTTCTACCCGACGGATGCCAAAATTATTCAGATTGATATCAACCCGGCCAGCATCGGCGCGCACAGTAAGGTCGATATGGCGCTGGTGGGCGATATCAAATCCACCCTTGCCGCCCTGCTGCCGCTTCTCGAAGAGAAAACCGATCGCAAGTTCCTCGATAAAGCCCTGAGCGATTATCGCGACGCGCGCAAGGGGCTGGACGACCTCGCCAAACCGAGCGACAAAGCCATTCACCCGCAGTATCTGGCGCAGCAGATCAGCCATTTTGCGGACGACGACGCCATTTTTACCTGCGACGTCGGCACGCCAACCGTCTGGGCGGCACGCTATCTGAAGATGAACGGCAGACGCCGACTGCTCGGCTCGTTCAACCACGGCTCGATGGCCAACGCCATGCCGCAGGCGCTGGGCGCAAAAGCGACGGCACCGGAGCGCCAGGTGGTAGCGATGTGCGGTGACGGCGGGTTCAGCATGCTGATGGGGGATTTCCTGTCGGTGGTGCAGATGAAGCTCCCGCTGAAAATCGTGGTCTTTAACAACAGCGTGCTGGGCTTCGTGGCGATGGAGATGAAGGCCGGAGGCTATCTCACGGACGGCACCGAGCTGCACGACACCAACTTCGCGCGCATCGCCGAAGCCTGCGGCATCACCGGTATTCGGGTAGAGAAAGCCTCCGAGGTGGATGAAGCCCTGCAGCGCGCTTTCTCTATCGACGGCCCGGTACTGGTAGATGTCGTCGTCGCCAAAGAAGAGCTGGCCATCCCGCCGCAGATCAAGCTGGAGCAGGCCAAAGGTTTTAGCCTCTACATGCTGCGCGCCATCATCAGCGGGCGCGGTGACGAAGTGATCGAACTGGCAAAAACCAACTGGCTCAGGTAA